Proteins co-encoded in one Brassica oleracea var. oleracea cultivar TO1000 chromosome C4, BOL, whole genome shotgun sequence genomic window:
- the LOC106339058 gene encoding B3 domain-containing protein At2g31420-like: MEGDTSETPWGKVPRRERSMLKRKARVHDDGQGNVAEETTETTTTPEWVVKLMKKYEGYDANQIMEVKELKATDLDTNQGRLSLPKHVDRIFLSIGELGTLATAPKKGVSSLFIDTNGEEYDLELRDWANGLVLTKGWDNVIKKDVFEIGEKYPLWCFRSRNDKLCFTLVKPDEEVLPNNDAVSLVHERKLAFVFPMVLLICLTYVLLCLMICRS; this comes from the coding sequence ATGGAAGGAGACACATCAGAGACTCCATGGGGTAAAGTACCAAGAAGAGAGAGAAGCATGCTAAAAAGGAAGGCGAGAGTTCACGACGACGGCCAAGGCAACGTTGCGGAGGAGACGACGGAAACGACGACGACACCTGAATGGGTTGTGAAGCTGATGAAGAAATATGAAGGCTATGATGCAAATCAGATTATGGAGGTGAAAGAACTCAAAGCTACTGATCTAGACACCAATCAAGGTCGACTCTCACTCCCTAAACATGTCGATAGAATCTTCTTGAGCATTGGCGAACTAGGAACCCTAGCTACAGCTCCCAAGAAAGGCGTGAGCTCTCTCTTTATTGATACTAACGGAGAAGAGTATGATCTTGAGTTGAGAGACTGGGCAAATGGATTGGTGTTAACCAAGGGATGGGATAACGTGATTAAGAAGGACGTGTTTGAGATTGGTGAAAAATACCCTCTTTGGTGTTTCCGCTCAAGAAACGATAAGCTTTGTTTCACTCTGGTTAAACCTGACGAAGAAGTCCTTCCCAATAATGATGCGGTAAGTCTTGTACATGAAAGAAAGCTAGCGTTTGTGTTTCCTATGGTGTTACTGATTTGTCTAACGTACGTTCTCTTGTGTTTAATGATATGCAGAAGCTAA
- the LOC106339272 gene encoding B3 domain-containing protein At2g31420-like encodes MSSKESIPMVKSDDHKFWKLDMLAKFSETILEEKERASGTEKSSSTPPPKWLMKVMMKEKNAHDPKLIIEKRLHASDLSKVQSRLSMPINQLLSSDFLTDEEKTILHEPAPDPVKSTRKEGSKKGVSVVLVDPLSKRHEVEIRRWKIGACWSYVVVGGWNNVIDRNKFEVDDVTVIWSFRYGGGKLCLALSPLVRESKHSGQSSSRRS; translated from the coding sequence ATGTCTTCAAAAGAATCCATCCCAATGGTGAAATCTGATGATCATAAGTTTTGGAAGCTGGATATGTTAGCAAAATTTTCGGAAACGATTCTAGAAGAAAAAGAGAGAGCCAGTGGCACGGAGAAATCTTCTTCGACACCACCACCCAAGTGGCTTATGAAGGTGATGATGAAAGAAAAGAACGCACACGATCCAAAACTGATCATAGAGAAGAGACTGCACGCGAGCGATCTCAGCAAAGTCCAATCACGTCTCTCAATGCCTATAAACCAACTGCTTAGTTCGGATTTTTTGACGGACGAGGAGAAAACAATCCTACACGAACCGGCGCCAGATCCGGTGAAAAGTACTCGTAAAGAAGGCAGCAAAAAAGGCGTGAGTGTGGTCCTGGTGGATCCTCTGTCAAAAAGGCATGAGGTTGAGATAAGGAGGTGGAAGATTGGTGCATGTTGGAGCTATGTAGTGGTTGGTGGTTGGAACAATGTGATTGACAGGAACAAGTTTGAGGTGGATGACGTCACTGTGATATGGTCGTTCCGATATGGAGGAGGTAAACTATGTTTGGCTCTCTCTCCTCTGGTAAGAGAATCTAAACACTCCGGTCAGAGCAGCTCTCGTCGTTCCTGA
- the LOC106339262 gene encoding probable transcription factor PosF21, whose amino-acid sequence MDKEKSPAAPCGGRLPPPSPSGRSSPFSDANRLSHDMSRMLEHPPKKIGHRRAHSEILTLPDDLSFDFDLGVVGGSADVPSFSDDTEGGDLMSMYLDMDKFNSSTATSSAQVGEPSGTAWKNEPMMPQNSFGERPRVRHQHSHSMDGTLNISEMLMSGNEEDSVVDAKKSMSAAKLAELALVDPKRAKRIWANRQSAARSKERKTRYIFELERKVQTLQTEATTLSAQLTLLQRDANGLTVENNELKLRLQTMEQRVQLQDELNEALKEEIHHLKALTAQVASNGASSAMNYGSFGSNQQFYSNNQTMLAAQQLQQLQIHSQKQHQQQQQQQQEFQFQQQQFLHHRLGQQEQRNGSGEMRKQKPDQMES is encoded by the exons ATGGATAAAGAGAAATCTCCAGCAGCACCTTGTGGAGGTCGTCTCCCTCCTCCATCTCCCTCAGGTCGCTCCTCACCCTTCTCAGACGCTAACCGGTTGAGCCACGATATGAGCCGTATGCTCGAACACCCACCTAAGAAGATTGGTCACCGTCGAGCTCATTCGGAGATCCTCACTCTCCCTGATGACTTGAGCTTTGATTTTGATCTTGGTGTGGTTGGTGGTAGTGCTGATGTACCTTCTTTCTCCGATGACACTGAAGGAGGAGACTTGATGTCTATGTATCTTGATATGGATAAGTTTAACTCTTCTACTGCTACTTCTTCGGCTCAAGTGGGGGAGCCATCAGGAACTGCTTGGAAAAATGAGCCGATGATGCCTCAGAATAGTTTTGGGGAAAGGCCAAGAGTTAGGCATCAACACAGTCACTCTATGGATGGAACGTTGAACATCAGTGAGATGCTTATGTCTGGAAATGAAGAAGATTCTGTAGTTGATGCTAAGAAGTCCATGTCTGCTGCTAAACTCGCTGAGCTTGCTCTCGTCGATCCAAAACGTGCTAAGAG GATATGGGCAAACAGGCAGTCTGCGGCGAGGTCAAAAGAAAGGAAGACGAGATACATATTTGAGCTTGAGAGGAAAGTACAGACTTTGCAGACAGAAGCTACAACTCTCTCAGCTCAGCTTACTCTCTTACAG AGAGATGCAAATGGTTTGACTGTTGAAAACAACGAGCTGAAGCTGCGGTTGCAAACAATGGAGCAGCGGGTTCAGTTGCAGGATG AACTAAACGAAGCACTTAAGGAGGAAATCCATCATCTGAAGGCGTTGACTGCCCAAGTTGCCTCAAACGGTGCATCATCAGCGATGAACTATGGTTCGTTTGGATCAAACCAGCAATTCTATTCCAACAATCAGACAATGTTAGCCGCACAACAGCTCCAGCAACTGCAGATTCATTCACAGAAACAGCATCAACAACAACAACAACAACAGCAGGAGTTTCAGTTTCAACAGCAACAGTTTCTGCATCATCGCCTTGGACAGCAAGAACAACGAAATGGAAGTGGGGAGATGAGAAAGCAGAAGCCAGACCAGATGGAGAGCTGA
- the LOC106339256 gene encoding pentatricopeptide repeat-containing protein At2g31400, chloroplastic-like (The sequence of the model RefSeq protein was modified relative to this genomic sequence to represent the inferred CDS: added 58 bases not found in genome assembly) → HPRNGRAVTSAPPSSSAAVSVAASSPSSAQLSKFPPLQTPKSDSSDFSGRRSTRFVSKMHFGRPKTTTSSSRHSSAAEEALQSAITFSGEDDETFQSLISSFEPKLRGSDDYTFILRELGNRGECDKAVTFYEFAVLRERRKIEQGKLASAMIGTLGRLGKVSIAKRVFEKALSGGYGNTVYAFSAIISAFGRSGLHEEAISVFTSMKSYNLRPNLVTYNAVIDACGKGGMEFKQVAEFFDEMQRNNVQPDRITFNSLLAVCSRGGLWEAARNLFDEMSKRGIEQDVFTYNTLLDAICKGGKMDMAFEILSQMPSKRIMPNVVSYSAVIDGFAKAGRFDEALGLFDEMKYLGIALDRVSYNTLLSIYTKLGRSKEALDVLREMASVGIKKDVVTYNALLGGYGKQRNYLEVKNVFAEMKRERVTPNLLTYSTLIDVYSKGGLYKEAMEIFKEFKGAGLRADVVLYSALIDALCKNGLVGSAVSLIDEMTKEGVSPNVVTYNSIIDAFGRSATVECLAESGDGGVGSSSLLPSCSLSKLAETEENQVMQIFGKLTIESSNRGKKDCKEGMHELSSILEVIRKMHQLEIKPNVVTFSAILNACSRCNSFEDASVLLEELRLFDNQVYGVVHGLLKGHRENVWLQAQSLFDKVNEMDGSTAAAFYNALTDMLWHFGQKRGAQLVALEGRSRQVWENVWSESCLDLHLMSSGAARAMVHAWLLNIRSIVYEGHELPKLLSILTGWGKHSKVVGDAALRPAVEALLRGIDAPFYLSKCNMGRFTSSGSVVATWLRESATLKLLIVHDHVTTKASTTRGPAEQHEQTSLTLQPLLL, encoded by the exons CTCAGTCGCCGCCTCCTCACCCTCCTCCGCCCAGCTCTCAAAGTTTCCTCCTTTACAAACCCCCAAGTCCGACTCCTCCGACTTCTCCGGCCGCCGATCCACCCGGTTCGTCTCCAAGATGCATTTCGGCAGACCCAAAACCACCACCTCCTCCTCCCGCCACAGCTCCGCCGCCGAAGAGGCCCTCCAGAGCGCGATAACATTCTCCGGAGAGGACGACGAGACGTTCCAATCTCTCATCTCGAGCTTCGAACCCAAGCTCCGCGGCTCCGACGACTACACTTTCATCCTCCGCGAGCTCGGGAACAGAGGCGAGTGCGATAAAGCCGTTACCTTCTACGAGTTCGCCGTCCTCAGAGAGAGGAGGAAGATCGAGCAAGGTAAGTTAGCGAGCGCTATGATAGGTACTCTCGGCAGGTTAGGCAAAGTCTCCATCGCTAAAAGAGTCTTCGAAAAGGCCTTATCAGGCGGGTACGGGAACACCGTCTACGCCTTCTCCGCAATCATCAGTGCCTTCGGGAGAAGCGGGCTCCACGAGGAAGCAATCTCTGTCTTTACCTCCATGAAAAGCTACAACTTGAGGCCCAACCTCGTCACCTATAACGCAGTCATCGACGCGTGCGGCAAAGGAGGGATGGAGTTTAAACAAGTGGCAGAGTTCTTCGACGAGATGCAGAGGAACAACGTGCAGCCCGATAGGATCACCTTCAACTCCCTCCTCGCTGTTTGCAGCAGAGGAGGGCTGTGGGAGGCCGCCAGGAACCTCTTCGACGAGATGTCCAAGCGAGGGATCGAGCAGGACGTGTTCACTTACAACACGCTTTTGGATGCTATCTGCAAAGGCGGGAAGATGGATATGGCCTTCGAGATACTCTCCCAGATGCCTTCCAAGAGAATCATGCCTAATGTGGTAAGCTACAGCGCCGTCATCGACGGGTTCGCGAAGGCCGGGCGGTTCGATGAAGCTCTCGGCCTGTTCGACGAGATGAAGTACCTCGGCATTGCGCTGGATAGAGTCTCTTACAACACGCTGCTTTCGATATACACTAAGCTCGGGAGGTCTAAAGAAGCGTTGGATGTGTTGAGAGAGATGGCTTCCGTGGGGATCAAGAAGGATGTGGTGACTTACAACGCCCTTCTCGGAGGCTACGGGAAGCAGAGAAACTACCTCGAAGTGAAGAACGTTTTCGCTGAGATGAAGCGTGAGCGCGTGACGCCGAATCTGCTGACTTACTCCACGTTGATCGATGTCTACTCGAAAGGAGGGTTGTACAAGGAGGCGATGGAGATATTTAAGGAGTTCAAAGGCGCGGGGTTGAGAGCTGATGTTGTTTTGTATAGTGCGTTGATCGATGCGTTGTGCAAGAATGGGTTGGTAGGTTCTGCTGTTTCTTTGATCGATGAGATGACTAAGGAAGGGGTTAGTCCTAATGTTGTGACTTACAATTCTATAATCGATGCTTTTGGTCGGTCTGCGACTGTGGAGTGCTTGGCTGAGTCTGGAGATGGTGGAGTTGGATCGTCTTCTTTGCTGCCTTCTTGTTCTCTAAGTAAATTGGCTGAAACAGAGGAGAATCAGGTGATGCAGATATTTGGGAAGTTAACGATAGAGAGTAGTAACAGAGGGAAGAAAGATTGTAAGGAGGGTATGCATGAGCTCTCCTCTATATTGGAAGTTATCCGCAAGATGCATCAGCTGGAAATAAAACCGAATGTTGTAACCTTCTCTGCCATTCTTAATGCTTGCAG TCGGTGCAACTCATTTGAAGATGCGTCGGTGCTGCTAGAGGAGCTCAGGCTGTTTGATAATCAGGTGTATGGTGTTGTTCATGGGCTTCTCAAGGGACACAGAGAGAATGTGTGGCTCCAGGCTCAGAGCTTATTCGACAAAGTAAATGAAATGGATGGTTCGACTGCTGCTGCCTTCTACAATGCTCTTACCGACATGCTCTGGCACTTTGGTCAG AAACGAGGAGCGCAACTGGTGGCGCTTGAGGGAAGATCTAGACAAGTTTGGGAGAACGTGTGGTCTGAGTCTTGCTTGGACTTGCACCTTATGTCTTCTGGTGCTGCACGTGCTATGGTCCATGCTTGGTTGCTAAACATACGCTCCATTGTCTATGAAGGTCATGAGTTGCCTAAACTTTTGAG CATATTGACTGGTTGGGGGAAACACAGCAAAGTGGTCGGAGATGCAGCACTAAGGCCAGCGGTTGAAGCGCTTTTGAGGGGAATTGACGCACCGTTCTACCTCTCAAAATGCAACATGGGACGGTTCACATCAAGCGGTTCGGTGGTAGCAACTTGGCTGCGCGAATCAGCCACGCTCAAGCTCTTGATCGTCCATGACCACGTAACCACCAAAGCCAGCACAACAAGGGGACCAGCAGAACAACATGAACAAACCTCTCTCACTTTGCAGCCTCTCCTTTTGTAG
- the LOC106339265 gene encoding probable fructokinase-1 has product MAASNSEKGLIVSFGEMLIDFVPTESGVSLAEAPGFLKAPGGAPANVAIAVSRLGGRSAFVGKLGDDEFGHMLAGILRENGVADQGINFDTGARTALAFVTLRADGDREFMFYRNPSADMLLRPDELDLDLIRSAKVFHYGSISLIVEPCRSAHLKAMEVAKEAGAILSYDPNLREPLWPSNEEAKTQIMSIWDKAEIIKVSDVELEFLTGSNKIDDETAMSLWHPNLKLLLVTLGEKGCRYYAKTFRGSVDPFHVNAVDTTGAGDSFVGALLNKIAEDQSILEDEERLRKVLRFANACGAITTTKKGAIPALPTDAEVHSFLEGK; this is encoded by the exons ATGGCTGCATCCAACAGCGAGAAAGGACTCATCGTCAGCTTCGGCGAGATGCTCATCGACTTCGTCCCCACCGAATCCGGCGTTTCGCTCGCCGAAGCTCCTGGCTTCCTCAAAGCTCCCGGCGGCGCTCCGGCAAACGTCGCCATCGCCGTTTCGCGACTCGGCGGGCGATCCGCCTTCGTCGGAAAGCTCGGTGACGACGAGTTCGGACACATGCTCGCTGGGATCCTGAGGGAGAACGGCGTCGCTGATCAGGGGATTAACTTCGACACGGGTGCTAGAACGGCTTTGGCGTTCGTGACGTTGCGTGCCGACGGAGATCGGGAGTTTATGTTTTACCGGAATCCTAGCGCCGATATGCTCCTCCGTCCCGACGAACTCGACCTCGACCTCATCAGATCC GCTAAAGTGTTTCACTATGGATCAATAAGCTTAATAGTGGAGCCATGTAGATCAGCTCACTTGAAGGCCATGGAAGTGGCGAAAGAAGCCGGAGCCATTCTTTCCTATGACCCGAACCTCAGGGAGCCTCTGTGGCCATCAAACGAAGAAGCCAAGACACAGATCATGAGTATCTGGGACAAGGCTGAGATCATCAAGGTCAGCGACGTCGAGCTAGAGTTTCTAACTGGAAGCAACAAAATCGATGATGAAACCGCAATGTCCTTGTGGCATCCCAACTTGAAGCTCTTGCTTGTCACTCTCGGTGAAAAGGGATGCCGGTATTACGCCAAG ACTTTCCGTGGATCGGTTGACCCTTTCCATGTGAACGCCGTGGATACAACCGGAGCTGGAGATTCCTTTGTTGGTGCTCTCCTAAACAAGATTGCTGAGGATCAATCCATTCTCGAG GACGAAGAGAGATTGAGAAAGGTGCTAAGATTCGCAAACGCTTGTGGAGCAATCACCACGACCAAGAAAGGAGCCATTCCAGCTCTTCCCACCGATGCTGAAGTTCACAGCTTTCTTGAAGGGAAGTAA
- the LOC106339269 gene encoding B-box zinc finger protein 25-like isoform X2, with the protein MKIQCDVCEKAPATLICCADEAALCASCDVEVHAANKLASKHQRLFLDSLSTKFPPCDICLEKAAFIFCVEDRALLCRDCDEATHAPNTRSANHQRFLATGIRVALSSTSCSQEVEMNHFDPPNQQILSKPTIQQSAAPSPPWAGDEFFRYSDLECSNKKEPLDLGELDWLAEMGFFGDQPDQEALPAAEVPELSVSHLPHVHSYNRPMKSNVSNKKPRLEIRYDDDDDDDEQHFLVPDIG; encoded by the exons ATGAAGATACAGTGTGATGTATGTGAGAAAGCTCCTGCTACACTGATATGTTGTGCCGATGAGGCTGCTTTGTGCGCTAGTTGCGACGTTGAGGTTCACGCAGCCAATAAGCTCGCTAGCAAACACCAGCGCCTCTTTCTTGATTCTCTCTCCACCAAGTTCCCTCCATGCGACATCTGCCTT GAGAAGGCAGCTTTCATATTCTGTGTTGAGGATAGAGCTCTTCTCTGTAGAGACTGCGATGAGGCCACCCATGCGCCTAACACTCGCTCTGCTAATCACCAGAGGTTCTTGGCTACTGGAATCCGAGTCGCTCTGAGTTCCACTAGTTGCAGTCAAGAAGTGGAGATGAATCATTTCGACCCACCTAACCAGCAGATACTCTCTAAACCAACAATTCAACAGTCTGCTGCTCCATCTCCTCCATGGGCTGGCGATGAGTTCTTCCGTTATTCTGATCTTGAGTGCAGTAATAAG AAAGAGCCGCTTGATCTTGGTGAGCTGGACTGGCTGGCAGAGATGGGTTTCTTTGGGGACCAGCCTGATCAAGAAGCTCTACCGGCAGCTGAAGTTCCTGAGCTCTCGGTTTCACATTTGCCTCATGTTCATTCCTACAATAGACCCATGAAGTCCAATGTTTCCAACAAGAAGCCCAGGCTTGAGATTCGGTATGATGATGATGATGATGATGATGAACAGCACTTCCTTGTCCCTGACATAGGCTAA
- the LOC106339275 gene encoding uncharacterized protein LOC106339275: MACTVDLRCLDEGFGGKTFKRKRESQEQASAEASMDIDSIQPPSAKRSAVASSEDPDKPVSVVAIERPTYDGVISGKVSGRPWKQPRAHRASGRFVRNKGPDLEEMKRGREIKRAYRERMSELKEEIRSNKVEKRKKKEEREKRKQENVLRTGTKLQKITNPKTLKKIAKSKQRKHLKVITDEMMSGNKKSVKT, from the coding sequence ATGGCCTGCACCGTAGATTTACGGTGCCTCGACGAGGGATTCGGCGGTAAAACCTTCAAACGAAAGCGTGAATCTCAAGAACAAGCCTCCGCCGAAGCCTCCATGGACATCGATTCGATCCAACCTCCTTCGGCGAAACGCAGCGCCGTCGCTTCCTCGGAAGATCCAGACAAGCCTGTATCCGTCGTCGCGATCGAGAGACCTACATACGACGGCGTGATCTCCGGGAAAGTCTCCGGACGGCCGTGGAAGCAGCCGCGAGCTCACAGAGCGTCGGGTAGGTTTGTGAGGAACAAGGGGCCGGATCTTGAGGAGATGAAGAGGGGGAGGGAGATTAAGAGAGCGTACAGGGAGAGGATGAGCGAGCTCAAGGAGGAGATTAGGAGTAATAAGGTGGAGAAGAGGAAGAAGAAGGAGGAGAGGGAGAAGAGGAAGCAGGAGAATGTTTTGAGGACGGGGACCAAGTTGCAGAAGATTACGAACCCTAAGACGTTGAAGAAGATTGCCAAGTCTAAGCAGAGGAAGCATCTTAAAGTTATTACTGATGAGATGATGAGTGGGAACAAGAAGAGTGTCAAGACTTGA
- the LOC106339269 gene encoding B-box zinc finger protein 25-like isoform X1: MKIQCDVCEKAPATLICCADEAALCASCDVEVHAANKLASKHQRLFLDSLSTKFPPCDICLEKAAFIFCVEDRALLCRDCDEATHAPNTRSANHQRFLATGIRVALSSTSCSQEVEMNHFDPPNQQILSKPTIQQSAAPSPPWAGDEFFRYSDLECSNKQKEPLDLGELDWLAEMGFFGDQPDQEALPAAEVPELSVSHLPHVHSYNRPMKSNVSNKKPRLEIRYDDDDDDDEQHFLVPDIG, translated from the exons ATGAAGATACAGTGTGATGTATGTGAGAAAGCTCCTGCTACACTGATATGTTGTGCCGATGAGGCTGCTTTGTGCGCTAGTTGCGACGTTGAGGTTCACGCAGCCAATAAGCTCGCTAGCAAACACCAGCGCCTCTTTCTTGATTCTCTCTCCACCAAGTTCCCTCCATGCGACATCTGCCTT GAGAAGGCAGCTTTCATATTCTGTGTTGAGGATAGAGCTCTTCTCTGTAGAGACTGCGATGAGGCCACCCATGCGCCTAACACTCGCTCTGCTAATCACCAGAGGTTCTTGGCTACTGGAATCCGAGTCGCTCTGAGTTCCACTAGTTGCAGTCAAGAAGTGGAGATGAATCATTTCGACCCACCTAACCAGCAGATACTCTCTAAACCAACAATTCAACAGTCTGCTGCTCCATCTCCTCCATGGGCTGGCGATGAGTTCTTCCGTTATTCTGATCTTGAGTGCAGTAATAAG CAGAAAGAGCCGCTTGATCTTGGTGAGCTGGACTGGCTGGCAGAGATGGGTTTCTTTGGGGACCAGCCTGATCAAGAAGCTCTACCGGCAGCTGAAGTTCCTGAGCTCTCGGTTTCACATTTGCCTCATGTTCATTCCTACAATAGACCCATGAAGTCCAATGTTTCCAACAAGAAGCCCAGGCTTGAGATTCGGTATGATGATGATGATGATGATGATGAACAGCACTTCCTTGTCCCTGACATAGGCTAA